Proteins encoded together in one Solanum lycopersicum chromosome 7, SLM_r2.1 window:
- the LOC138337347 gene encoding uncharacterized protein — MNGQVKRTIHTLEDILRACVVDFKGSWDDHLPLIEFAYNNSYHSSNQMAPYKALYGHRCRSLVGCFEVGEAAFVRPDSVFYAMEKVQLIRDILKITQSSSIGSLETVAVKDSLSYEDVPVEILDRRVRRLRNKEVASVKVLWRSQSVEGDTWEEEAPMKAKYPYLYPSDSSPA, encoded by the exons atgAATGGGCAGGTAAAACGTACCATTCATACCTTAGAGGATATCTTGAGAGCTTGTGTggtcgatttcaaaggtagttgggatgatcaccttcctcttattgagtttgcctacaataatagctaccattccagcaatcagatggccccttataaggctttatatgggcatagatgtagatctcttgTTGGTTgttttgaagtaggtgaagcagcttttGTAAGGCCAGATTCAGTcttttatgctatggagaaagtgcaactcattagagatataCTTAAGATAACCCAAAGtt CCTCTATAGGGTCATTAGAGActgtggcggtgaaagatagtctttcttatgaggatgtaccagttgagattcttgaccgtcgggttagaaggttgagaaacaaagaagtcgcttcagtcaaggttttgtggaggagtcagtccgtagagggagaTACTTGGGAAGAAGAAGCacccatgaaagccaagtatccttacctttATCCTTCCGATTCctctccagcttga